One region of Epilithonimonas zeae genomic DNA includes:
- a CDS encoding leucine-rich repeat domain-containing protein, with the protein MKKLILILTVFMSAYTSKTGAQTINFPDENFLEYLLLYTSIDANQDGEIQVSEAEAYTGDLTITQKISNVTGIEYFKNITSLTFNKSPVSTLNISNNKLLTKLFIEGSNLSNLDLSSNSRLVNMDIKNNSLLAQLTLGQHPQLQYASLMFNNISSINVTQCPMLTFLFMASNNLSSIDVTNNPRLAELNLGSNHLTSLDLTKNTRLTYLHVGLNKLQQLNVSNNKLLDTFMIQGNPMTSIDISKLEFLRSFVMDSTGITAIDLTPHNMLQFFYASYSQLTEVDASKNNALIYVNAVENQKMKFINVKNGNNTNAIGFFAINSPSLKCIQVDDVAYSSSQQLWQKDATTVYATDCSSIMATNESRNLTKISVYPNPTSDYLFLQKEAKDISIFNAAGQMVASFRKTKMVDVSYLPVGNYVINVTDSDGVVSSQKIIKK; encoded by the coding sequence ATGAAAAAATTAATATTGATATTAACTGTTTTTATGAGTGCTTACACTTCAAAAACAGGAGCTCAAACCATTAATTTTCCAGACGAGAATTTTCTGGAATATCTTCTGCTATATACCAGCATAGATGCCAATCAGGACGGTGAAATACAGGTAAGTGAAGCTGAAGCTTACACGGGAGACCTAACCATTACCCAAAAGATAAGTAATGTTACGGGAATAGAATATTTTAAGAATATCACATCACTTACATTTAATAAGTCGCCTGTTAGCACATTAAATATTTCCAATAACAAACTTCTGACAAAACTTTTTATTGAGGGATCAAATCTCTCAAATCTTGATCTTAGTTCCAACAGCAGGCTTGTCAATATGGATATCAAAAATAATAGTTTATTGGCTCAACTAACCTTAGGTCAGCATCCTCAGCTTCAGTATGCCAGCCTTATGTTCAACAACATTTCATCTATCAATGTAACACAATGCCCGATGCTAACTTTTCTTTTTATGGCATCCAATAACTTATCAAGCATTGACGTAACCAATAACCCGAGGCTTGCAGAACTTAATCTTGGTTCCAATCATCTGACTTCACTGGATCTGACTAAAAATACCAGATTGACCTATCTCCATGTAGGCCTTAATAAACTTCAGCAGCTTAACGTATCTAATAATAAACTGTTAGATACTTTTATGATACAGGGAAATCCTATGACATCAATTGATATTAGTAAGCTTGAGTTCTTGAGATCATTTGTGATGGACAGCACGGGTATTACTGCGATAGATCTTACGCCACATAATATGCTTCAGTTTTTCTATGCGAGCTACTCACAACTTACCGAAGTTGACGCTTCTAAGAATAACGCTTTGATATACGTGAATGCAGTTGAAAATCAAAAGATGAAATTCATCAACGTCAAAAATGGTAATAATACAAATGCTATCGGTTTTTTTGCCATAAACAGCCCTAGCCTGAAGTGCATACAGGTCGATGATGTTGCTTATAGTTCTTCACAACAACTTTGGCAAAAGGATGCCACTACTGTTTATGCCACTGATTGTAGCAGCATAATGGCAACTAACGAGTCAAGAAATCTGACAAAAATTTCTGTCTATCCAAATCCGACTTCTGATTATCTTTTTCTGCAAAAAGAAGCAAAAGATATTAGCATTTTCAATGCTGCAGGGCAGATGGTTGCGAGTTTCAGAAAGACAAAAATGGTAGATGTGAGCTATCTTCCTGTTGGTAATTATGTTATTAATGTGACAGATTCCGATGGTGTAGTTTCATCACAAAAGATCATAAAAAAATAA
- a CDS encoding T9SS-dependent M36 family metallopeptidase, which translates to MKLYIQNTIKLTVAAIALMTSNYALAQSNDRDIIEQYLAAGKTTFGKTFDIVHTAQRKNSEGTIINIQQTYNGVPVYGAISSVLVRDNSVKYMSDNFMEIPGNVSLSKPSFDIRKYFSTILSSEKLAGNLTDYTFEGRKNNTVVSKLVYFPTDKGSMQLAYAINFFEKGTNNYWDIIIDANTGKVIGKTNLTVSCQFHDHSFSLEHQLDTSGKSDNVSISKVANNNSSVVDNASYRVYALPIESPNFGQRTLESNPWLLDASPLGWQNDGDESYDITRGNNAYAYLDLNGSNDFGASANGGSQKLFDFPLDLIKTPDTYTNAAITNLFYVTNKMHDIFYRYGFDEAGRNFQSNNFDKGEPFTDFDPVLSEARDGASLNNANFATPQDGFSPRMQMYLWRYGYLMNYNAPSDLVGRKPASGYNVDFGPAFPTTSPLTADVAIADPADACTNLSNTDLTGKFALIQRGTCNFDVKFKKAQDKGAKGVIIYNPTASQSVINMSGTDSTVNIPGVLVDNQEGELIKSKLNAGTTVNVSFKYNTFDIDGSLDNGVIAHEYTHGISTRSTGNGYSCLNTSYANEQMGEGWSDFFALMITSKADATAAHPRSTGSFVANQGADGSGIRPAKYSPDFSINDYTYADTNGKYLDAGDGSLYVDVHGVGFIWATMLWDLHWKFAEKYGFSNDIVNNPDSGSGKVMKLVMEALKIQGCYPNFVTGRDAILAADANLNNGENKCMIWNTFARRGLGVNAKTGLTRGTLPGAISDQVEDYTVPAECSLGTAEVVTTKKVTLYPNPANKEVFIKTNGVKILGKIKVSIFDLSGKKIDEQIIDSNADQPVNTTGLPSGVYLISGDGIGLNFSSKLIINK; encoded by the coding sequence ATGAAATTATATATTCAAAATACAATAAAGTTAACGGTTGCAGCTATAGCATTGATGACTAGTAATTATGCCCTTGCCCAAAGTAATGACAGAGATATTATCGAGCAATATCTTGCGGCTGGCAAAACAACATTTGGAAAAACTTTTGACATTGTTCACACCGCCCAGAGAAAAAATTCTGAAGGTACCATAATCAACATCCAGCAGACTTACAACGGTGTGCCTGTTTATGGCGCCATATCTTCCGTATTGGTTCGTGATAATTCGGTAAAGTACATGTCGGACAATTTTATGGAAATTCCGGGGAATGTCTCTTTGTCGAAACCTTCTTTTGATATCAGAAAATATTTTTCTACTATCCTGTCTTCAGAAAAGTTAGCTGGTAATCTTACTGACTATACTTTTGAAGGACGTAAAAATAACACCGTCGTTTCCAAATTGGTTTATTTCCCTACAGATAAAGGAAGTATGCAGCTAGCGTATGCTATTAACTTTTTTGAGAAAGGAACCAATAATTACTGGGACATCATAATTGATGCAAACACAGGTAAAGTCATCGGAAAAACAAATCTGACGGTGTCTTGCCAGTTTCACGATCATTCATTTTCGTTAGAACATCAATTGGACACTTCTGGAAAATCAGATAATGTATCAATTTCAAAAGTTGCGAATAATAATTCTTCTGTTGTAGATAACGCTTCATACAGAGTATATGCACTTCCCATAGAATCGCCAAATTTTGGACAGCGTACTTTAGAGAGCAATCCTTGGCTTTTGGATGCTTCTCCTCTTGGTTGGCAAAATGATGGTGACGAATCCTACGATATTACACGAGGCAACAATGCTTATGCCTATTTGGATCTCAATGGATCCAATGATTTTGGAGCAAGTGCCAACGGAGGTTCTCAGAAATTATTTGATTTTCCTTTGGATTTGATTAAAACTCCGGATACCTACACCAATGCGGCGATAACCAACTTATTTTATGTCACCAATAAGATGCACGATATTTTTTACCGTTATGGATTTGATGAAGCTGGCCGCAACTTTCAGTCAAACAATTTTGACAAAGGTGAACCATTCACAGACTTTGATCCTGTTTTATCAGAAGCCAGAGATGGAGCGTCTCTTAATAATGCGAATTTTGCAACACCGCAAGATGGTTTTTCACCGAGAATGCAGATGTATTTATGGCGTTACGGTTATCTTATGAATTATAATGCGCCAAGCGATCTTGTCGGCAGAAAACCCGCATCTGGCTATAATGTTGATTTTGGGCCAGCTTTTCCTACCACTTCACCACTAACGGCTGATGTTGCAATAGCTGACCCTGCTGATGCATGTACAAACCTTAGCAATACAGATCTAACAGGAAAGTTTGCATTGATTCAAAGGGGAACATGCAACTTTGATGTTAAGTTCAAAAAAGCACAGGACAAAGGAGCAAAGGGCGTTATTATCTATAATCCTACGGCGTCTCAAAGTGTTATCAATATGAGCGGTACCGATTCTACAGTTAATATCCCAGGAGTCTTGGTTGATAATCAAGAAGGTGAATTGATCAAATCTAAATTAAATGCCGGAACAACAGTCAATGTCAGTTTCAAATACAACACTTTTGATATTGACGGAAGTTTAGATAATGGTGTTATTGCTCACGAGTATACCCACGGAATTTCCACCAGAAGCACTGGTAATGGTTACAGCTGTCTGAATACCAGTTACGCTAATGAGCAGATGGGAGAAGGGTGGTCCGATTTTTTTGCTTTGATGATTACCAGTAAAGCGGATGCGACAGCAGCCCATCCAAGATCCACAGGGTCCTTTGTAGCCAACCAAGGCGCTGATGGCTCGGGAATCAGACCAGCCAAATATTCCCCCGATTTCTCCATCAATGATTATACGTATGCTGATACCAATGGTAAATATCTAGATGCAGGAGATGGAAGTCTGTATGTTGATGTCCACGGTGTTGGTTTTATCTGGGCAACGATGCTTTGGGACCTTCATTGGAAATTCGCTGAGAAATATGGCTTTTCAAATGATATAGTCAATAATCCTGATTCCGGAAGTGGAAAAGTGATGAAATTGGTGATGGAAGCTCTCAAAATACAAGGCTGTTATCCTAATTTTGTGACTGGACGAGATGCTATTTTGGCTGCTGATGCCAATCTAAATAATGGCGAAAACAAATGTATGATCTGGAATACCTTCGCAAGAAGAGGTTTAGGAGTCAATGCTAAAACTGGATTGACGAGGGGGACATTGCCAGGTGCGATTTCAGATCAGGTTGAAGATTATACTGTTCCGGCAGAATGTTCTCTGGGAACTGCAGAAGTAGTTACTACCAAGAAAGTTACATTATATCCTAACCCTGCAAACAAAGAGGTTTTCATCAAAACAAACGGTGTAAAGATCTTAGGTAAAATCAAAGTTTCCATATTTGATCTATCAGGTAAAAAAATTGATGAACAAATCATTGATTCCAATGCCGATCAACCTGTAAACACGACAGGTTTGCCAAGCGGTGTCTATCTGATAAGCGGTGATGGTATTGGTCTAAATTTCAGCAGTAAGTTGATTATCAATAAATAG